The following proteins are encoded in a genomic region of Chloroflexota bacterium:
- a CDS encoding aldolase, translating to MPEGTRLNGVIAALEAGQPAFVTFSAATPDNAQAIGDAAYDGVVFEMEHGPYDIRALRDSLQYLLNRKQIVDRGTLAPAVTPLVRIPPNGGEMNQWIAKQVLDSGVYGIVWPHVSTVEEARNAVAACRYPRPPSAPIFEPAGQRGDAPTAAARYWGLSQQAYYKQADVWPLAPDGEIIVAIMCEEVKAVKNLPDILEQVPGIGAVIIGEGDLSQDLGYPRQYDHPAVVEAMQSVVETCKRFNVVCGHPHVDTANVERVLEQGYRWLMPAPTRSFGALDLGRKLAGRS from the coding sequence ATGCCTGAGGGGACTCGGCTCAACGGGGTGATCGCGGCGCTGGAGGCCGGGCAGCCGGCCTTCGTGACGTTCTCCGCCGCGACACCCGACAACGCGCAGGCGATAGGCGACGCAGCCTACGACGGCGTCGTGTTCGAGATGGAGCACGGCCCGTACGACATCCGCGCCCTGCGCGACTCGCTGCAGTACCTGCTCAATCGGAAGCAGATCGTGGATCGCGGCACGCTCGCGCCGGCCGTCACACCGCTGGTACGCATCCCCCCGAACGGCGGCGAGATGAACCAGTGGATCGCCAAGCAGGTGCTCGACAGCGGCGTCTACGGCATCGTCTGGCCTCACGTCAGCACCGTGGAGGAGGCGCGCAACGCCGTGGCAGCCTGCCGCTACCCGCGCCCGCCGAGCGCGCCGATCTTCGAGCCGGCCGGCCAGCGCGGCGATGCCCCGACCGCCGCCGCGCGCTACTGGGGCCTCTCGCAGCAGGCCTACTACAAGCAGGCGGACGTCTGGCCGCTGGCCCCGGACGGCGAGATCATCGTGGCGATCATGTGCGAGGAGGTCAAGGCGGTCAAGAACCTGCCGGACATCCTGGAGCAGGTGCCGGGCATCGGGGCCGTCATCATCGGCGAGGGCGACCTGTCGCAGGACCTCGGCTACCCGCGCCAGTACGACCACCCGGCCGTGGTCGAGGCGATGCAGTCGGTGGTCGAGACCTGCAAGCGCTTCAACGTCGTCTGCGGGCACCCGCACGTCGATACGGCGAACGTCGAGCGGGTGTTGGAGCAGGGGTACCGCTGGCTGATGCCCGCGCCGACCCGCTCGTTCGGGGCGCTCGACCTGGGACGAAAGCTCGCCGGCCGAAGCTGA